Proteins from a single region of Candidatus Woesearchaeota archaeon:
- a CDS encoding polysaccharide deacetylase family protein yields MKSLVLTFDTEEFDLPTEFGLTISHEDQMRIGREGTLRVLAMLERKGLKATFFTTGKFTVECADLFSSDAFSGHELAMHGAAHHHHYNSMRGDEALTILRGSKAEMEKVTGRRVVGFRAPRFEKPALSVVREAGFLYDSSLHPTYVPGRYNHFFKNSKPHLVDGLVVFPLSVSPLWRAPLSWIWFRNMPLVYSKGHARLLGLSDDCLHLYFHPWEFVDLSAWKGKIPASIIRKTGVEFEKKVEEFIGWCLSRGMVSETAEGYLRRKGLIE; encoded by the coding sequence ATGAAAAGTCTTGTTTTGACTTTTGATACGGAAGAGTTTGATTTACCAACGGAATTTGGTTTAACTATTTCTCATGAGGATCAGATGCGTATTGGTCGTGAAGGGACACTGCGAGTGTTGGCGATGCTTGAACGCAAGGGATTAAAAGCAACCTTTTTTACCACCGGTAAATTTACTGTTGAATGCGCTGATTTGTTTTCTTCGGATGCATTTTCTGGACATGAATTAGCCATGCATGGTGCTGCTCATCATCATCATTATAATTCTATGAGGGGTGATGAGGCGTTGACAATTCTTCGTGGATCAAAAGCGGAGATGGAGAAAGTGACGGGGCGTCGGGTAGTGGGGTTTAGAGCTCCTCGATTTGAAAAACCAGCTTTGTCTGTGGTTCGCGAGGCGGGATTTTTATATGACAGTTCATTACATCCCACCTATGTGCCTGGTCGATACAATCATTTTTTTAAGAATAGTAAACCACATCTTGTTGATGGGTTAGTCGTGTTTCCTCTTTCTGTTAGTCCGTTATGGAGAGCTCCTCTGTCGTGGATCTGGTTTAGGAATATGCCGTTAGTGTATAGCAAAGGACATGCGCGACTCTTAGGGTTGAGTGATGACTGTTTGCATCTGTATTTTCATCCGTGGGAATTTGTTGATTTATCTGCGTGGAAAGGGAAGATTCCTGCATCGATTATTCGTAAGACTGGCGTTGAGTTTGAGAAGAAGGTTGAGGAGTTTATTGGTTGGTGTCTTTCACGTGGGATGGTGAGTGAAACGGCGGAAGGTTATTTGAGAAGGAAAGGATTAATCGAATAA